In a genomic window of Erigeron canadensis isolate Cc75 chromosome 5, C_canadensis_v1, whole genome shotgun sequence:
- the LOC122602058 gene encoding cell division cycle-associated 7-like protein: protein MVSKKKNKKSDGNEENDDGGVAEYEQSREQRIKANLQRMQQLGIFDLSRTLKPKPIPKPVRPPKPLPPSSSGSPRRSSRIKTIPPVTYTENRIPKEKVVKEVKIAIEEGSKPEIYTEEHEKVLGDHKETWTLLEDGFDGEGNRMYDAYDGKSCHQCRQKTLGLRTKCCKCTSVRGKFCGDCLFMRYGENVIEANANPDWVCPVCRDICNCSRCRRIKGWQPTGNLYRKVLKLGFKSVAHYLIHTRGPHGKQDEIDNESNLSETDKEGELLDDNVAKLDEDSKHVPSEKITKAHDHGQQSKGDDDDADPDYKSDSHDDNDDGDDDNDDEHYSS, encoded by the exons atggtGAGCAAAAAGAAGAACAAAAAGAGCGATGGAAATGAAGAAaacgatgatggtggtgtggCAGAGTACGAACAGTCTCGAGAACAAAGAATCAAAGCCAATCTTCAAAGGATGCAACAATTGGGTATTTTTGATCTTTCTCGTACCCTTAAACCGAAACCGATACCGAAACCCGTTCGTCCCCCGAAACCCTTGCCTCCTTCTTCTTCGGGCTCTCCCAGACGCTCCTCCag GATAAAGACAATTCCCCCTGTTACTTATACAGAAAACCGCATTCCAAAAGAAAAAGTTGTCAAGGAAGTCAAAATTGCAATAGAGGAAGGTTCAAAACCAGAGATTTATACTGAAGAGCATGAAAAGGTTTTAGGTGATCACAAAGAAACCTGGACTCTATTAGAGGATGGGTTTGATGGTGAGGGGAATCGCATGTACGATGCATATGATGGAAAGAGCTGCCATCAATGCAG GCAGAAAACGCTAGGTCTACGTACTAAATGCTGCAAGTGTACGAGTGTTCGAGGGAAATTCTGTGGTGATTGCTTATTCATGAG ATATGGAGAAAATGTTATTGAGGCAAATGCGAACCCAGATTGGGTTTGTCCTGTTTGTAGAGATATATGCAACTGCAGTCGCTGTCGAAGAATAAAAGGATGGCAACCTACAGGAAATCTCTATAGGAAG GTATTAAAACTTGGCTTCAAATCAGTGGCTCATTATCTCATTCATACCCGTGGGCCTCATGGAAAGCAAGACGAGATAGATAATGAAAGCAACCTTTCAGAAACAGATAAAGAAGGTGAGCTGCTGGATGACAATGTTGCTAAATTGGACGAGGATAGCAAACATGTTCCTTCTGAAAAGATTACCAAAGCTCATGATCATGGTCAGCAATCTAaaggagatgatgatgatgctgatcCAGACTATAAATCTGATTCtcatgatgataatgatgacgGCGATGATGACAATGATGATGAACATTATTCTAGTTAA